The following coding sequences lie in one Arachis ipaensis cultivar K30076 chromosome B05, Araip1.1, whole genome shotgun sequence genomic window:
- the LOC110272160 gene encoding TMV resistance protein N-like: MSAPSLTPSSSFGYAFTYDVFISFRGTDTRYGFTGNLYQALYRKGIHTFFDDKELWKGEGITPSLLKAIEESRIAIVVFSKNYASSSFCLVELVKIMECIKGKGRWVFPVFYDVDPSDVRHQKGSYREALTKHEERFKDDMEKLEKVQKWRAALHQAANLSGNDFKLDDIFLLDRREYEHAFIEKIVKEISNRIARVPLHVADYPVGLESRVLKVNSLLNGGSNRGAHMLGIYGVGGIGKTTIAKAVYNLIADQFEGLCFLENVREKSIKHDLAYLQEMVLCKILGEKAIQLTSVSEGISLIKQRFKRKKVLLVLDDVHKLEQLQAIAGSPNWFDSGSIIIITTRDKHLLASHMVERTYQVKEYDRKEALELFMWNAFKCDNVDPSYVDISNKVVSYASGLPLALVVIGSNLYGKSVQEWISALEEYKKIPNEDIQSKLKVSFDALSEYHKNIFLDIACCFKGYHLEEVENILHAHHDVSPKLGISVLVEKCLINIDMNGYVTQHDLIQDMGQEIVRQESPKDPGKRSRLWLPEDVIQVLQENTVSKSMWAV, translated from the exons ATGTCAGCTCCATCACTCACCCCTTCCTCTTCTTTTGGCTATGCATTCACCTATGATGTGTTTATCAGCTTTAGAGGCACTGATACTCGTTATGGTTTCACTGGTAATCTCTACCAAGCTCTCTATAGGAAGGGAATCCACACTTTCTTTGATGATAAGGAGCTCTGGAAAGGAGAGGGGATCACACCCTCACTTCTCAAGGCAATTGAAGAATCTAGAATCGCCATTGTTGTGTTCTCCAAGAACTATGCATCTTCTTCCTTTTGCTTAGTTGAACTTGTCAAGATCATGGAGTGCATTAAGGGGAAGGGCCGGTGGGTCTTTCCGGTCTTTTATGATGTTGATCCTAGTGACGTGCGACACCAAAAAGGAAGCTATAGAGAAGCGTTGACTAAGCATGAGGAGAGGTTCAAGGATGACATGGAGAAACTCGAGAAAGTGCAGAAATGGAGGGCAGCTCTGCATCAAGCGGCTAACCTGTCTGGCAATGATTTCAAGCTTGA TGATATTTTTTTATTGGACAGAAGGGAATATGAACATGCTTTTATTGAGAAGATCGTgaaggagatctcaaacaggatagcTCGTGTTCCTTTGCATGTTGCTGATTACCCTGTTGGACTGGAATCTCGAGTACTAAAAGTAAACAGTCTTCTAAATGGTGGATCTAATAGAGGAGCCCATATGCTAGGGATATATGGAGTTGGTGGAATAGGTAAAACAACTATTGCTAAAGCAGTTTATAACTTGATCGCTGACCAATTTGAAGGTTTGTGTTTTCTTGAAAATGTTAGAGAAAAATCAATTAAACATGATTTAGCATATCTCCAGGAGATGGTTCTTTGTAAAATTCTTGGAGAGAAAGCTATACAGCTAACAAGTGTAAGTGAAGGAATTTCATTAATAAAGCAAAGGTTCAAGAGAAAGAAGGTTCTCTTGGTTCTTGATGACGTACACAAACTTGAGCAATTGCAGGCAATTGCTGGAAGTCCCAATTGGTTTGATTCTGGCAGCATAATCATCATAACAACTCGGGACAAACATTTGTTGGCAAGTCATATGGTGGAGAGAACATACCAAGTGAAGGAATATGATAGAAAAGAAGCACTTGAGTTGTTTATGTGGAATGCTTTCAAATGCGATAATGTTGATCCAAGCTATGTGGACATTTCAAATAAAGTAGTGTCCTATGCTTCTGGCCTTCCATTGGCTCTAGTGGTAATAGGGTCAAATTTGTATGGAAAAAGTGTACAAGAATGGATATCTGCATTAGAGGAGTACAAAAAAATTCCTAATGAAGATATCCAAAGCAAACTTAAAGTAAGCTTTGATGCTTTGAGTGAAtatcataaaaatatttttcttgacatTGCTTGTTGCTTCAAAGGATATCATTTGGAAGAGGTTGAAAACATTCTCCATGCTCATCATGATGTTAGCCCGAAACTTGGCATTAGTGTGTTGGTTGAAAAATGTCTAATAAATATTGATATGAATGGCTATGTCACACAACATGACTTAATTCAAGATATGGGCCAAGAAATTGTTCGTCAAGAATCACCTAAAGATCCTGGAAAACGTAGCAGGTTATGGCTTCCTGAAGATGTTATCCAAGTTTTACAAGAGAACACTGTAAGTAAATCTATGTGGGCAGTTTGA
- the LOC107641425 gene encoding TMV resistance protein N-like, translating to MSKVIEWDGEAFKMMEFVDLSVLDFSWNYWIKHIPDVSGAPNLKELCFEGCENLVKIDESVGFLGKLIKLNVECCTKLRNLPSLMLPSLRYLFISTCYSLESFPEILGKMENIRYLYMVRTSIRELPYSICNLTRLKELSMESFENVVLPSSIFKFRELGSLRFSIGHEVLLSNDEEDTEEESSVSCSTPTCLDLFHCNLSDNFLGIFLARFPNVQELKLSHCDFTILPACIKNCHFLRILDICYCENLKEIRGIPPKIEELDATGSTSLSCWSRELLLNKKLHEEVGKKKFILPGTSIPSWYEHQSSGQPISLWFRNQFPAISLSFLFKEEFETHGVILPQLKLVTNGNQHESLRFPTIFDYRPGHISIYDLEDIAGEQFQQNEWNQAVVYVSNSYEYFMRRQLRPEEMGNVEIGVHIIKERSSMNDIQFTNSLLEKEDHNAAGMRGYHNHHINMPEKRGRELGLSLPEFGNNFYCDLFPHFPRSSERGNCSCSLSIYIYIYFFFPEVK from the exons ATGTCTAAAGTAATAGAATGGGATGGAGAGGCCTTCAAAATGATG GAATTTGTGGACCTAAGTGTTTTGGATTTTAGTTGGAATTATTGGATAAAACATATACCCGATGTTTCAGGTGCCCCAAATTTAAAAGAATTATGCTTTGAAGGTTGTGAGAATTTAGTTAAAATTGATGAGTCAGTTGGATTTTTGGGTAAGCTTATAAAACTTAATGTTGAATGTTGTACAAAGCTTAGGAATCTTCCTTCCCTTATGTTACCCTCTCTTAGGTATCTCTTTATTTCAACATGTTATAGTCTTGAGAGTTTTCCTGAAATATTAGGAAAAATGGAAAATATAAGATATCTTTACATGGTTCGTACTTCCATACGGGAATTGCCATATTCCATCTGTAATCTTACTCGGCTTAAAGAATTAAGTATGGAAAGTTTTGAAAATGTTGTATTGCCAAGTAGCATTTTCAAGTTTAGAGAACTGGGCAGTCTGAGATTTTCTATTGGACATGAGGTGCTGTTATCTAATGATGAAGAAGATACAGAGGAAGAGAGCTCAGTATCGTGCTCAACCCCAACATGTCTTGATCTGTTCCATTGCAATCTGTCAGATAACTTCCTGGGAATATTTCTTGCTCGGTTTCCCAATGTGCAAGAGTTAAAGTTGTCACATTGTGATTTCACAATTCTTCCAGCATGCATAAAAAATTGTCACTTTTTGAGGATTCTTGATATTTGTTACTGCGAGAATCTTAAAGAGATTAGAGGGATTCCACCCAAGATAGAAGAATTGGATGCAACTGGGAGCACATCGCTGAGTTGTTGGAGTAGAGAACTATTATTGAATAAG AAACTGCATGAGGAGGTTGGaaagaagaaatttattttgCCAGGAACAAGTATTCCAAGTTGGTATGAGCATCAGAGCAGTGGACAACCAATTTCTCTCTGGTTTCGTAATCAGTTCCCAGCCatatctctctcttttcttttcaagGAGGAGTTTGAAACTCATGGTGTTATTCTCCCTCAATTGAAATTGGTTACCAATGGCAATCAGCATGAAAGTCTCCGATTTCCTACTATTTTCGATTACAGGCCGGGTCATATAAGTATTTATGATTTAGAAGATATTGCGGGTGAGCAGTTTCAACAGAATGAATGGAATCAAGCGGTGGTCTATGTTTCAAATTCATATGAGTATTTTATGAGGAGGCAACTGAGACCAGAAGAGATGGGCAACGTAGAGATTGGAGTGCATATAATCAAAGAAAGAAGCAGCATGAATGATATCCAATTCACTAATTCACTTTTGGAGAAAGAAGATCACAATGCGGCCGGGATGAGAGGTTATCACAATCACCATATCAATATGCCCGAGAAACGAGGCAGAGAGCTGGGATTATCACTTCCAGAATTTGGCAATAATTTTTATTGCGATTTATTTCCACACTTCCCTAGAAGCTCCGAACGAGGTAATTGTTCCTGCTCTctctccatatatatatatatatattttttttttcccgAAGTAAAATGA
- the LOC110262652 gene encoding uncharacterized protein LOC110262652 has translation MCHYSSDCPNKRLMVIRGDDIVSDSDHGDDSNHNIMPLLEDCSDGDIEYVVHGESLVVRHTLNLQVKEDSLEQCQNLFHTRCLVGGKVCSLIIDGGSWTNVASTLMVEKFGLTCVRHPKPYTLQWLNDSGEIKVDKQVTIVFSVEKYVDEALCDVESMQACHLLLGRPWQFDRQAFHDGHTNRFSFNFNGRKITLAPLSSKEVYLDHLKLQHDTKGIMGCEITKKFERKEAMSEKNIAKGPKVIEKKEKSTS, from the coding sequence ATGTGTCATTACTCTAGTGATTGCCCAAACAAGAGATTGATGGTTATTAGAGGAGATGATATTGTCTCTGACTCTGATCATGGTGATGATTCTAATCATAATATTATGCCACTTTTGGAGGATTGTTCTGATGGTGATATTGAGTATGTAGTCCATGGTGAATCTCTTGTTGTTAGACATACTTTGAATTTGCAAGTGAAAGAAGATAGCCTAGAGCAATGCCAAAATCTTTTTCACACTAGATGCTTGGTGGGTGGAAAGGTATGTAGTCTGATTATTGATGGCGGGAGTTGGACTAATGTGGCTAGTACACTTATGGTGGAGAAATTTGGTTTGACATGTGTTCGACATCCTAAACCATATACGTTGCAGTGGTTGAATGATAGTGGAGAAATCAAGGTTGACAAGCAGGTGACAATTGTATTCTCTGTTGAAAAATATGTTGATGAGGCATTGTGTGATGTGGAGTCAATGCAAGCTTGTCATTTATTATTGGGGAGACCTTGGCAGTTCGACCGTCAAGCATTTCATGATGGTCACACGAATCGGTTCTCCTTTAATTTTAATGGTCGTAAGATCACTCTTGCTCCTTTATCATCTAAGGAGGTTTACCTTGACCATTTGAAGCTTCAACATGATACTAAGGGGATCATGGGATGTGAGATTACAAAAAAATTTGAGAGAAAAGAGGCTATGAGTGAAAAGAATATAGCAAAAGGTCCAAAGGtgattgaaaagaaagaaaagagtacgTCATGA
- the LOC107644635 gene encoding 22.0 kDa class IV heat shock protein-like has protein sequence MRLQQMNLGVLLLFLLLVLAGFPYKVEGYLYPLTDRPINPLVDLWTDRFLDPLRVLEQIPVELGKNDPSSPMAMMMTPAKVDWKETPEGHVIALDVPGLNRDEIKIEVEEGNRVLRVSGERKKEEEKEGEHWHRVERSYGKFWRQFKVPENVDLESVKAKLENGVLTLTLEKLSPDKIKGPRMVSIAGESEKPAQIKVNETKQEL, from the coding sequence ATGAGGCTACAACAAATGAATTTGGGAGTGCTGCTACTGTTCTTGCTTCTTGTTCTTGCTGGCTTTCCATATAAAGTAGAAGGGTATCTGTATCCATTAACAGATCGTCCTATAAACCCCTTGGTTGATCTATGGACAGATCGTTTCCTTGATCCACTTCGTGTTCTTGAGCAAATCCCAGTTGAGCTTGGAAAAAATGATCCATCATCACCCATGGCAATGATGATGACACCTGCAAAGGTAGATTGGAAGGAGACACCAGAAGGGCATGTTATAGCCCTTGATGTTCCAGGGTTGAACAGAGATGAGATCAAGATTGAAGTGGAGGAAGGGAACAGGGTTCTGAGGGTAAgtggagagaggaagaaggaggaggagaaggaagggGAACACTGGCACAGGGTTGAAAGATCCTATGGCAAATTCTGGAGGCAGTTCAAGGTGCCTGAGAATGTGGACTTGGAATCTGTGAAGGCTAAGCTAGAGAATGGTGTGCTTACTCTGACACTGGAAAAATTGTCACCTGATAAGATCAAAGGTCCAAGAATGGTGAGCATTGCAGGGGAGAGTGAGAAACCAGCACAAATCAAGGTCAATGAGACCAAACAGGAGCTGTGA